The genomic interval GAATGCAATGATTGCTGCCAGTCTGCTGCAAGCCTTGGGCATTCTGCTACCGATTATTGAACCTAATCTCCTGTTCACGATGATCGGCGCCATCCTTTTTGGAGGCACCTTTGTGGGTATTGTATGTCTGGTGCTAACCATGGCGGGCCGCTTCTATCCGTCCAGACCCGCCAAGTTCATGGGCAAGATGACCATCTTTTATGGCATTGCTCAAATTATTGCCCCGGCGATCACCGGGGTACTGCGTGAGTACAATGGAGATTACTCCGCGGGGCTCTATACGGCTGCTGGAGCAATGGTGCTGGGGGCCTTGTTTTTGGTCTTGGCTAAGAGCCAGGAAACGGCTACGGAACAGCGGTGCTTAAAAATTTGAGGTCAATATGTTGAGCGTTCGCTCAAAAATATTTAAAGTCTTGGTTCAAGCCCAATATTGAACCAACCGGGTTCTTTCTCGGGTGTTGAAAAATGAACATCAGAGGTCACTATGATCAGATTCTATTTTCACCCAAGACCCAATCCAATGAAGGTCGCTCTTTTTCTGGAAGAAACCGACACGCCATACGAGTTGGTGCCTGTCGACACCCTGAAAGGCGAACAGCACCGCCCGGAGTTTCGAGCCATCAATCCCAACGGGAAAACACCAGCCATCGAAGATGACGGCGTTAGGGTCTTCGATTCCAATGCCATCCTGCTTTACCTGTCTGAAAAGACCGGACAGTTGGGTGGGGTGCCTGAAACCCGTGCTGAATTGCTGTCGTGGATGATGTTCCTGGCGTCTGGTCTGGGTCCTTATTCGGGTCAGTCCGTGCACTTTAATCACGCGGCACCGGAGAAGATCCCGTACGCGATGAATCGCTACAGACGTGAGGCACAACGGCATTACGACGTGCTGAATACCCACCTGTCTGATCGGACCTACATTGTGGGGGATGACTACAGCATTGCCGACATCGCGGCCTGGGGCTGGATAGACAAAGCCGGCCTGGTACTTGGGGATCCAGAGCTGACAGACTTCCCGCATTTGAAAGAGTGGTTTGACCGCATCAACAGCCGTCCGGCTGTCGCGCGTGCACGAGCGGTGGGTCAGGATATCCAGTTCCAGAGTGAGATGGACGAGCCAGCCAAGCGTGCGCTCTATCCGCAAAACTACCCTGAGAATGAACCGGCAACTGGCACACTGTAGGCGGGTGAGACACCATGATAGACCTTCATAGCTGACCGACGCCCGTATTTCGGTTATGCAGCGGTTAATGTGGTAAATGGGTGGACTGGGACCGATTGCGGATCAGAGATAGCGGGGTTGTTAAGGCTGACGTAAAGCTTGGGCAGCTACGAGGATGCAGTTTTCCAACGGCTCCAGAAACGTCTTGCCCAGTGTTCCCGCCTCAATCAGATTCATGGTGAGCAGGCGCTGGTCCGGCAGGCTGTCTATACGCAGTGGCCGGACCTGCTTGGATGGAATCGACGATTCCGGCAGCAGTGACACCGCCAGGCCGCTCTCTACTGCGGCATACAGATTGGCCATGTCTGGGCTTGTGATCACCAGATGATGGACCAGACCAGATTGCTTCAGATCCAACTGGGCAAGGTCTCGCAGTGCACAATCGCTTTCCAGCAGTGCCACGGGCAGGGAGCCCTGCTTTTCCAGGGGCATTCCTGTCGGCGCGTACCAGCATAGCCTTTCTGACCACAGGCTCTTTTCATCGGGAAATTGGGTCTCGCCGGTCACAATGGCAATATCCAGATCGCCGCTGTTCACCAACTCTCGAAGTTTGCGGCTGCGGCCGCAGGTAATGCGCGGTACCAGTTCGGGGAAGGAATCCCGCATGCGCGGCAGGAAATGCTCCAGAAAGGTTTGGGCGTAATCGGTTGGAATGCCGAAATGGACCGAGCCCCGCAAAGGCTCTGCGCTGAGGGCACTGAGAGTCTCGTTGTTCAGGCGAAGCAGCTGATCGATGTAGGCCAGGAGCGTCTTCCCGGGATCAGTCAGTTTGATGCCCTGATTGCTTCGCTCCAGCAGCCGTTGCTTCAGCTGCTCCTCGAGGCGCTTGATTTGCATGCTCACAGCCGCTTGCGAGCGGTAGAGCCGGGTAGCAGCGTCTTTGAACCCGCCCACTTCAACGACAACCGAAAAGGTGTTCAGCAACTCAAGATCCAGCAAGGGCTTCATGGTGTGGTCCAAAGTAAGGGTTTGAAGGCAAACCGACGCCGTCGGCCGTAGTTCACGAATAATGAACTACGGTATCAGATTAATTCGTTTGAATGAATTATTGGGCGTTCTTATGATGTCACCCTGACATTCCGCGTTTGCGGGCTTTTTTGGAAACTGATGATTGAGGGCAGCAGCATGAAACAGAACGACATTCCTGAGGTAATGGCGGGTGTGGTACTTACAGGTCATGGTGGTCTGGACAAGCTCGCATACCGGGACAATCTTACAGTGCCAAAGCCCGGTAAAGGCGAGGTGCTCATCGAAGTGGGTGCCACGGCGATCAATAATACCGACATCAATACCCGCACTGGCTGGTACTCCAAAGGCGTAACGACCGGGACAGACCAGGGCGCTGCCGGTTTTGAGTCCGCCAATGAGGAAGACGGTGGCTGGTCTGGACAGCCTCTGAGCTTTCCGCGTATTCAGGGGGCGGACGCTTGTGGGCGCATTGTTGCCGTAGGTGAGGGCGTGGATTCCGGTCGGCTTGGCGAGCGGGTGTTGGTTCGCCCAATGCAACAGTCGCCTGATGAATCCTCTTCCTACAATCTGGTCACGTTCGGTTCGGAGTTTAATGGTGGCTATGCGGAATATGCCGTGGCGCGCTCCAGCGAAGTGTTTGCGGTGAACAGCAACCTGACTGACACAGAACTGGCTTCGTTCCCCTGCGCCTATTCCACGGCGGAGGGCATGCTGGACAGAGTCGGTTTGAGGGCAGGTGAACGGATCCTGATCACCGGTGCATCCGGCGGTGTCGGATCTGCTGCGCTTCAACTGGCCAAGCGCCGGGGCGCTGAGGTTATCGCAGTGTGTGGGGAAGCCAAGTTCGATGAGGTTCGTGAGTTGGGGGCGGATAGGGTGATTCCCAGAGGTCCATCTCTGCTTGAAGCGCTTGAAAAGGACAGCGTTGACGTGGTCGCGGATCTGGTTGCTGGCCCGCAGTGGCCGGAGCTGCTGGAGGTGCTGAGCCGAGGAGGGCGTTACGTGGTTTCAGGTGCGATCGCCGGCCCCATTGTGGAACTGGATGTACGCACTCTGTACCTGAAGGACCTGAGCTTTTTCGGGTCTACCTGGCAGCCAAAGCGTGTATTCGAGAACCTGATCGGCTACATCGAGCGGGATGAGATTCGTCCGGTGGTGGCAAAAGCCTACGCTTTGCGCGATGTGGTGCAGGCTCAGGAGGACTTCATGGCCAAGCGCTTTTCGGGAAAGTTGGCTATCAAGGTCAAAACTTAGGTTCCCACTAGCGCAGTACGCATGCACACTGCTGACCGTCATCAAATCTACGTGCGAGGAGCCCCTATGCTAAAGCGATCGCCCCAGGAGAGACATTCGTTCATCTCGAACTTCG from Marinobacter sp. LA51 carries:
- a CDS encoding glutathione S-transferase family protein, which gives rise to MIRFYFHPRPNPMKVALFLEETDTPYELVPVDTLKGEQHRPEFRAINPNGKTPAIEDDGVRVFDSNAILLYLSEKTGQLGGVPETRAELLSWMMFLASGLGPYSGQSVHFNHAAPEKIPYAMNRYRREAQRHYDVLNTHLSDRTYIVGDDYSIADIAAWGWIDKAGLVLGDPELTDFPHLKEWFDRINSRPAVARARAVGQDIQFQSEMDEPAKRALYPQNYPENEPATGTL
- a CDS encoding LysR family transcriptional regulator — its product is MKPLLDLELLNTFSVVVEVGGFKDAATRLYRSQAAVSMQIKRLEEQLKQRLLERSNQGIKLTDPGKTLLAYIDQLLRLNNETLSALSAEPLRGSVHFGIPTDYAQTFLEHFLPRMRDSFPELVPRITCGRSRKLRELVNSGDLDIAIVTGETQFPDEKSLWSERLCWYAPTGMPLEKQGSLPVALLESDCALRDLAQLDLKQSGLVHHLVITSPDMANLYAAVESGLAVSLLPESSIPSKQVRPLRIDSLPDQRLLTMNLIEAGTLGKTFLEPLENCILVAAQALRQP
- a CDS encoding alcohol dehydrogenase family protein; the encoded protein is MKQNDIPEVMAGVVLTGHGGLDKLAYRDNLTVPKPGKGEVLIEVGATAINNTDINTRTGWYSKGVTTGTDQGAAGFESANEEDGGWSGQPLSFPRIQGADACGRIVAVGEGVDSGRLGERVLVRPMQQSPDESSSYNLVTFGSEFNGGYAEYAVARSSEVFAVNSNLTDTELASFPCAYSTAEGMLDRVGLRAGERILITGASGGVGSAALQLAKRRGAEVIAVCGEAKFDEVRELGADRVIPRGPSLLEALEKDSVDVVADLVAGPQWPELLEVLSRGGRYVVSGAIAGPIVELDVRTLYLKDLSFFGSTWQPKRVFENLIGYIERDEIRPVVAKAYALRDVVQAQEDFMAKRFSGKLAIKVKT